AGGATTTGAGTTTGGGAATGACCATTAATTATAATTATGGGACTTTATCCAACGAAAGATTGCAACAGATTGAAGATGTACAATTTGGAACCTTTGATAGAAGGAGTTCCCAAATCAACGGCTTCGATTTTAACTATGCCCTTTTATATACCCCTGCCATTAAAGAGGATTATACCCTGCATACTTCGGTAAGGGTCAATACCCAAGGAAACCTTGTTTCGAAAAATCAAAGAAATTTAGGCTCATTTTCCGTGGCGACAGGGGGCAATATAGAAAATATAGACGTTGACTTGGATGCCGCGAATCTTCGTAATACGGAATTTAAGATTCCAACAAGGACAACTTTAGGTTTGGGATATGGTAAGGATTTTAAATGGTTTTTGGGTGCGGAATATAGTTTTCAAGGATTAAGCTCCTTTGAAAACCCTTTTTTAGGAACGGATAATGTAATTTATAAGGATGCGAGTTCATTGGCATTAGGAGGATTCTTTACACCAGATGCAAATTCCTTCAATAGTTATTTAAAACGGGTAACCTATCGAGCGGGTTTACGTTTGGACAAGACCGGAATGGTAGTCAATGATGTGGACATAAATAATTTTGGCATAACTTTTGGTCTAGGGTTACCATTGGGAAGAAGTTTCTCCAATCTTAATGTTGGTTTTGAACTGGGTAGAAGGGGAACCACCAGGGCAAATTTAATAGAAGAGAGTTACTTTAAGGTCAATCTAGGCCTCTCATTAAATGATCGATGGTTCCAGAAACGAAAGATAAATTAATAAAATTTTAGTACATTAACCACTTTTAAAATTAGAATGATGAAAACGAAACTTTACTTCGCGGCAATTATGTTCCTAGGAATGATGGGGGTAAGTAATGCACAGGCGCAAAACCCTGAATGTATGACGAATCTGTCCATATTTTCGGAGCATGCAAAAGTCAAAAATTATGATGCGGCATATGAGCCTTGGAAAAAGACATACGAAACATGTCCACAGTTGAACAATGCCATCTATGTGTATGGGGAACGTATCTTAAAGGATAAAATAGATAAATCCTCAGGTGCAGAAAAAGAGGCTTTTGTTACGGAATTGATGGGCTTATATGACAACAAGCTAAAGCATTTTTCTTCCAAAACGAGTCCAGGTGAGACTATGGTAGATAAGGCCATGGTTAAATATGATAATAAAATGGCCGATGATTCCGAAATGTATAGCATGTTATCGGAGGCGTTTACAAAGGATAGGGATAATTTTAACAATCCTAAGGCCTTATATCTTTATTTTTCAAGCTTGGTAGACTTACATGGAGCTGGAAAAAAGGAGTTGCAAGAAGTTTTTGATGTATATGATGATGTAACTGAAAAAATCGAGGAAGAAAACGATAAGCTTACCGATCAGATTGCCAAGTTGTTGCCCAAGGAGGATGCGGGTACCTTGACCTCCAAGGAAAAACGAAGATTAAAGTCATATACTTCCTATTCTGAAGCTTATGGTAAGATTGAGGGAAGCATAGATTCAAAATTAGGTGCGTTGGCGGATTGTACTAACTTAATTCCACTTTACGAGAAAAGCTTTGAGGAAAAGAAAGGTGATGTAAAATGGGTAAAAAGTGCAGTAGGAAGAATGTATAGTAAAGAATGTACAGAGGATCCTTTATTCAAGAAATTGGTCGAGGTTCAAGCGCAACTTGCTCCTTCTGCGGATACTTATGTATACTTGGGCTCCCTTAAAAAATCTAGCGGCGATACACAAGGTGCTGTGGCAGATTATAACAAGGCATTGGAATTGGAAACAGATTCCAAAAAGAAATCCAATATAGCCTATAAGATTGCGACAAGCTACACAAAAACAAGCAGGTCAACGGCTAGAAGTTATGCACAAAAGGCTATCGATGCGAACCCTGCAAACGGTAGAGCCTATTTGTTGATTGCCAGTTTGTATGCCGGTAGTGCCAATGAATGTGGTAATTCTCCTTTTGAGAAAAGAGCCATTTACTGGAAGGCTGCGGATATGGCCAGACAGGCAGGTAGGGTTGACCCCGCACTAAGCGGCAGGGCGAGTCAGGCTGCTACAAGTTACAATGCAAAGGCACCAACTAAGGAAATGATCTTTAGTTCAGGAATGGCTGGAAAAACGGTATCTTTCTCATGTTGGGTAGGTGGTAGCGTAACTGTACCTGCATTATAAAATGACAAAACATTTTGTAGATATATATAAAGGCATTGCCATGGTTTCCATGGCAATGCTTTTTTTTTCATGTAAGGATAATTACAAACGGGTAGGGGAAGAAGCCAAAAAGGAGATTTTTCCTCAGGGTGTCGCCAAAAATTTTGTGCTTACCTATACGGAAATACCGGAAAACTTGGGCTCAGAGGATACCGGTTCCTCCAAGATTTTGGCGGTTATATCCGGGCCCTTGAGAAATGATTTTGAAAATTTGGAATTTCCCCACCAGACCTTTCCCGAAGGCGTGCTAGTTGAAATTTTTAATGAAAAGAATGAAAAAACAACTATAGAGGCGGACCATGGTATATATTATAAGGCTACCTCCATTATCGATATGCAGGGAAATGTCATCATTAAAGGTCATGACGGTAAAAAGTTAGAGGCTCCACAGCTGTATTATGATCAAGAAAATGAGTGGGCTTTTACCCAAGAAAAGTTTAAGTTTACAAACCCTGAGGACGGAACCGTAATGGATGGTGAAGGAATGGACATAAAGAAAGACCTTAGCTTTTTGAACGCCCATAAAACCTATGGTTTAATGTTGATCAAAGAAGATAGAGATGATTAGAATATTAAGATATACGGAATATTTGTACGTAATTGTAGC
This window of the Maribacter cobaltidurans genome carries:
- the lptC gene encoding LPS export ABC transporter periplasmic protein LptC, yielding MTKHFVDIYKGIAMVSMAMLFFSCKDNYKRVGEEAKKEIFPQGVAKNFVLTYTEIPENLGSEDTGSSKILAVISGPLRNDFENLEFPHQTFPEGVLVEIFNEKNEKTTIEADHGIYYKATSIIDMQGNVIIKGHDGKKLEAPQLYYDQENEWAFTQEKFKFTNPEDGTVMDGEGMDIKKDLSFLNAHKTYGLMLIKEDRDD